A stretch of the Macadamia integrifolia cultivar HAES 741 unplaced genomic scaffold, SCU_Mint_v3 scaffold726, whole genome shotgun sequence genome encodes the following:
- the LOC122069846 gene encoding uncharacterized protein LOC122069846 yields the protein MPGIRKIWDFVESKERWVIGNGSLVSFWYDRWLSQNSIMEAIEFSPIQPLEAKVDDFIIDGKWDLPTVHSLQLQSVFALVKKFTLPSISILNCGLRSRSVQVPWDNMVWSRGISPQISVFGWRLLHGRVPTDDRIMACAVPLASMCYLCNANSESMLHLFLHYSFAGMVWSEFLYVFYLKWDGFPSIQELFSWWKRKASSSSLKQIWYVSVMYVLYQIWVERNRRKYDNHCKPSSLVVKAVINDLGNFSVVAPVQIKSVRDLHLSASMRLVRSSPKQKYIKELYWGRLPVGCCKININGCSVGKPGYAGAGGIFCNHNGYPIRYLSSFEGISSNFGAEFSGFFEPINIAKVLDLTWLEVECDSKAVVWCIVQESIPWNFR from the coding sequence ATGCCTGGAATTAGGAAGATCTGGGACTTTGTGGAATCAAAGGAGAGATGGGTAATTGGAAATGGCTCTTTAGTCTCCTTTTGGTATGATCGGTGGCTATCTCAGAACTCTATTATGGAGGCTATTGAATTCTCTCCCATTCAACCTCTTGAAGCCAAGGTAGATGATTTTATTATTGATGGGAAGTGGGACCTTCCAACGGTTCATTCGCTGCAGCTGCAGTCGGTTTTTGCTCTGGTTAAGAAGTTTACTCTTCCTTCTATTTCTATTCTCAATTGTGGCCTTCGCTCCAGATCTGTGCAGGTTCCATGGGATAATATGGTTTGGTCTAGAGGAATTTCTCctcaaatttcagtttttggatggCGATTGCTTCATGGTAGAGTTCCTACGGATGATAGGATTATGGCTTGTGCGGTTCCTCTTGCATCTATGTGTTATTTATGCAATGCAAATTCTGAGTCTATGCTTCATTTGTTCTTACACTATAGTTTTGCTGGGATGGTGTGGTCAGAATTCTTGTATGTTTTTTATCTTAAGTGGGATGGTTTTCCGTCAATCCAAGAATTATTttcatggtggaaaaggaaagcatcttcttcttcgcttaAGCAAATCTGGTATGTTTCAGTGATGTATGTTCTATATCAAATTTGGGTTGAAAGAAACCGAAGAAAATATGACAACCATTGTAAGCCTTCAAGTCTTGTGGTGAAAGCAGTGATTAATGACTTGGGGAATTTTTCAGTTGTTGCTCCTGTTCAGATCAAGTCAGTAAGAGATCTTCATCTTTCTGCATCAATGCGTTTAGTCCGTTCAAGTCCTAAACAAAAGTATATCAAAGAGCTATATTGGGGGAGACTGCCTGTGGGATGTTGCAAAATTAACATTAATGGGTGCTCGGTAGGCAAGCCAGGTTATGCAGGAGCTGGGGGAATTTTTTGTAATCATAATGGATATCCAATTCGCTATTTGTCCTCCTTTGAAGGTATCTCCTCCAACTTTGGAGCTGAGTTTTCTGGTTTCTTTGAACCGATCAACATAGCCAAGGTCTTAGATCTAACTTGGTTAGAAGTGGAGTGTGATTCGAAAGCAGTGGTGTGGTGCATTGTGCAGGAATCTATCCCATGGAATTTTAGATAG